The Neobacillus sp. PS3-34 genome has a window encoding:
- a CDS encoding ComEC/Rec2 family competence protein, which translates to MKKISAFILSFVILFGIFIPNGSAVSICDQYKGVKKIWWDGIELKPGQIGRLTVKQNTPLFKLVGVNKIYSRTLKAGEFYRIYAFKPGMLSVGGGYYVDRDSRVTYQTPSKTKLQAVMCINSGVPDVPVKAHFIDVGQGDSILITLTNGKNILVDGGKKAAGTRVVAYLKKIGVKTVDLMVATHPDADHIGGLVDVLNAFPVKQALDSGQGHTTQTYLEYLRLIDAKNIPFTVAKVGQTLNIDPNVKITVLNSGEGATTSNDASVVLKFTYGNMDILLTGDAEADREKVMMAKFNVEAEIFKAAHHGSNTGNSLEFLQEVKPKATVLSYGKDNSYGHPHKEVVARLTQVGSKLYSTAASGNILFTVAKNEYIVSASPWTAGGLSRTTAWNRNREG; encoded by the coding sequence ATGAAAAAGATATCTGCTTTTATATTATCTTTTGTAATACTCTTCGGAATTTTTATACCAAACGGAAGTGCGGTTAGCATCTGTGATCAATATAAGGGTGTCAAAAAGATTTGGTGGGATGGAATTGAATTAAAACCAGGGCAAATCGGACGGTTAACGGTAAAACAAAACACTCCATTGTTCAAGCTGGTGGGAGTGAATAAAATATACTCCCGCACGTTAAAGGCTGGGGAATTTTATCGTATTTACGCTTTCAAGCCCGGTATGTTAAGCGTAGGTGGCGGCTATTACGTAGACCGTGATTCAAGGGTGACCTATCAAACCCCGAGCAAAACAAAGCTGCAGGCAGTCATGTGTATCAATTCCGGTGTTCCTGATGTACCTGTTAAAGCCCATTTTATCGATGTCGGCCAAGGTGACAGTATCCTGATTACACTTACGAATGGCAAAAATATTTTAGTGGACGGCGGCAAAAAGGCAGCTGGAACCAGAGTTGTTGCTTATCTGAAAAAAATCGGTGTCAAGACTGTTGACTTAATGGTTGCGACACATCCAGATGCGGATCACATTGGTGGATTAGTCGATGTGCTAAATGCATTCCCAGTCAAACAGGCGTTGGATAGCGGACAAGGTCATACTACCCAAACATATCTGGAGTATTTAAGACTGATTGATGCGAAGAATATTCCTTTTACCGTGGCAAAGGTTGGCCAGACGCTAAATATTGATCCAAATGTAAAAATTACCGTTTTAAATAGTGGAGAGGGAGCAACGACAAGCAATGATGCATCAGTTGTATTAAAATTCACTTATGGAAATATGGACATTCTTTTAACAGGAGATGCAGAAGCGGATCGAGAAAAGGTAATGATGGCGAAATTCAATGTGGAAGCAGAAATTTTTAAAGCAGCCCACCATGGATCGAATACGGGAAATAGCTTGGAATTTTTACAGGAGGTTAAACCGAAGGCGACGGTTCTAAGTTATGGCAAGGATAATAGCTATGGTCACCCTCACAAGGAAGTCGTTGCACGTCTAACCCAAGTTGGCTCTAAACTGTATTCTACTGCTGCGAGCGGCAATATACTGTTTACAGTAGCAAAAAATGAATATATCGTCTCCGCAAGTCCGTGGACAGCTGGAGGCCTCTCCCGCACCACCGCATGGAACAGAAACAGGGAAGGTTAG